The sequence TTTATGTAGACCATTGCGTAGGCAATGTAGGCTGGCATAAAATGAACCACTGGGTTAACTTTTATGAGGAGGTAATGGGCTTTAAAAACATCCTTACGTTCGACGATAAAATGATATCAACAGAGTATTCGGCGTTGATGAGCAAGGTAATGAGCAACGGCAACGGCTATGTGAAATTCCCGATAAACGAACCAGCCGAAGGCAAAAAGAAAAGCCAGATAGAAGAGTACCTGGAGTTTTACGAAGATGAAGGTGTACAACACCTTGCCCTTGCCACGCACGATATTGTTAAAACCGTTACCGAACTGCAAAGCCGCGGCGTTGAGTTCCTGACCGTACCCACCACCTATTATGATGAGCTGGAAGCCCGTGTTGGCAAGATCGATGAAGACATTGAACCACTGGCCAAATTAGGTATCCTGGTAGATCGTGATGATGAAGGGTACCTGCTACAGATCTTTACCAAACCGGTAGAAGACAGGCCGACCGTTTTCTTCGAGATCATTCAGCGTAAGGGGGCACGTTCTTTCGGCGCGGGTAACTTTAAGGCGCTGTTCGAGGCGATTGAGCGTGAGCAGGAACTAAGGGGTAACTTATAAGCCCTTAACCCTCTAAAGGAGGAATTTAAATAGAAACTGTTAACTGATCTATTATAAGCCGAAGCCGGGCAGCGAGTGCCCGGCTTTATTTAAGCAAACTACTTAACTGATCTATAAACCCGAAGCCGGATATTTATTATCCGGCTTTACTTGAGCAAACTATTTAACTGATCTATAAACCGTGAGCCGGGCAGCAATGTCCGGCTTTTTTTGTAATTTTATTTATCACCAGCGTGGTATTAAACACTTGCAAATGACACTTACCGCAGCCCTCGAACACCTTAAAGAACACGCATCGCCGCAGTACCTGGCTGGCATGTCCCGCTTTGGTATTGATAACAGCAAAGCGCTTGGAGTTAAGCTCCCGGTGATCCGCAAATTGGCTAAGGTCATCAAAAAAGATCAGCAGCTATCACTTGAACTTTGGGCGACCGATATACATGAAGCCCGCCTGCTGGCTACGATGATCGGTGATCCGGCGCAGGTTAGCCCGCAGCAGATGGATACCTGGGCCGGCGATTTCAGTACCTGGGATGTTTGCGACCAGGCTTGTGGCAACTTATTTATCCGTACGCCATTTGTGCTGGATAAGATCAGGGAGTACTGTACATCCGACCAGGAATTTGTAAAGCGCTGTGGCTTTGTACTGATGGCCGAGTACGCAGTGCATCTAAAAAAAGCCACCGATGATGTGTTCCTGTCATTTCTGCCCATTATAGAACGCGAAGCCTGGGATAACCGTAACTTTGTAAAGAAAGCTATCAACTGGGCTTTGCGGCAAATTGGCAAGCGCAATACTCTACTTAAACACACCGCGATTGACACCGCCGACCGGATCTTAGAGCAGGATATCAAAGCCGCCCGGTGGATAGCAAAAGATGCTTTGCGCGAATTACATAACCGATAATACCCTCCCCCCTATAGGGTGATTTTCGCATATTTCGACCAACGGTTATTGTACGCTATGCAATTATATTATATTTGATTTTAACCTAATTACACATTTTAACGATGAAAAAATTGCTGATACTGGCTTTTGCTGCCTTTACCTATTGCGGCAGCTTTGCACAAACCACCACCGCCAAACCCAACCCCGAATATGACGCGGCCTTAGCCAAAAAACTGGGCGCCGATGAATACGGCATGCGCAAGTACGTAATGGCTTTCCTTAAAACCGGCCCGACTAAAATAGCCGACAAAGCTAAATCGGCCGAATTGCAAAAGGCGCACCTTAAAAACATTACTAAGCTGGCCGATGAGGGCAAACTGGTTGTTGCCGGCCCCTTTATGGATCCGGGCGAGGTAGAGGGCATTTTTATATTTGATGTATCTACCATTGCCGAAGCCAAAGCACTTACTGAAACCGATCCGGCTATAAAAGCTGGTGTGCTGGTGATGGAACTGCGCCCGTTCTATTGCTCGGCGGCCTTGATGGAAGTAGCCAAAACCCATAAAAAATTAGCTAAAAAGAATTTTGCCGATTAATACATATCATGGAAAATACCGAACCTAAAGTAGATGCTTACATCGCTAAATCGCCCGCATATGCCCAGCCCATCATTACCCATTTGCGTAAGTTGATACACCAGGTTACCCCGCAGGTTACCGAAGTGATGAAGTGGGGCCACCCGCATTTCGATTATAAAGGTCCGTTTATGGGGTTGGCCGCCTTTAAGGAACACCTGGGACTTAATTTTTGGAAAAGTACCCTGATGGACGACCCCGCCGGCCTGTTTGCCGCCGCCGAAAAAGGCAGCGCCGGCAGTATCGGCAAGATCAGATCGATGGCTGACTTACCGGCTGACGATGTTTTGATAACCTATATGCTCAATGCCATCGATCTGAATGAAAAGGGAATCAAACTACCGCCACCTAAAAAAACCGAAGAGCCAAAAGAATTAGAAATGCCGACCGATCTGATCGAAGCTTTTAAATCCAATACCGGCACTTTACAGCATTTCGAAAAGTTCAGTCCATCTGCAAAGAAGGAGTATATCTCGTGGCTTGACGAGGCAAAGAGTGAAGCTACCCGCCAAAAACGATTAGATACGATGATGGAGTGGGTGGCCGAGGGTAAAACCCGCCATTGGAAGTATAAAAAGTAAGCTTCATTTTCGGATCTTATCATAAAAAAATTTCCCGAAACTGAAATTTAAAGACCGGGCAATCTGTGTGATCTGCCCGGCTTTTTTGTTTTATGCCTGAGCGTAAATGGGCAATGGGCCCCATGGAAGCGGTTTTGTGCAATTAAGTGTCAAAGAACTGATTGTTTTTGGTGTTTGTTTTAGGTAGGCTTCGCCAAATTATATTTGGTGATTTAAGCCTTCCTGAAAAAGTGGGGTTTGCAAACATCGTACAATCGGTTGATGGTACGGGAGCAGGGATATACAATATACGGAAAATTGGCCGGAGTTGCAAATGTAATTGGTGGCTTAAAGATGGTCGCTTAAGTTTTGTCGGGTTTGGCTAAAGCGTCGCTTCTTTTTTGTCCTGCCGTCCCATAAATGTGCGGCAATGAATTTGCACAGTTATTCTTTATTGCCGTTGGCTATAGCCAACGGATAAGTTAAGGACTGAAAGGAGGCTTTGGCCTAAAACGCTGAAGCTTGTTTTAAAAGTAATGCTCCTCTACTTGCTAATTAGGGCTACACCTCACCCAAATAAACTTCGGTCTGGTATTCCATATTCACCGTGCCGTTGTTTTGGTGACGATCAAAAAGCTCCTGTAGTTTTTTCAGGAATAGGGCGCCTTCGGGTGTTTCTTCGGAAGGTACATAGGATGAAGAGAATGCGCGGCCGGCCAATCCCTCCATATCAAACACCTGGGTGTTGGGGAACCGGGTAAGCTGGTATTTGCCGTCCTTAAAAAACGCGTTGAAGTTGGCTTCGGTGAGGTTTTGGTGATTTACACGCTTATAATCTGATGCCTGTTGCTGCAGCAGTAACTCGTAATTGATCGAAAATTCGTCAACCTCTACCTGCCGGTTGTTCCATATCAAAGCTACGTTGCCGCCGGGTTTCAAAACGCGGGCAAACTCGGCCTTGGTTTTATGGGCATCAAACCAATGGAAGGCCTGCGCGCATACCACCATATCAGCCGAATGTGCTTTTAAGGTGGTAGCCTCGGCAGTTCCATTAATCGAATGATATTTTTTATCTCCGCCTAAGCTATCATCTGCCGCCTGTCGCATCGCTCCATTGGGTTCAACGGCGTAAACCGTGTATCCCTCATCCAACAATAATTTAGTGAAGATACCGGTGCCCGAACCCACATCGGCAACAACCGCGTTGGCTGATAGATGGCCCGATGTGCGCAGCAATTGCAGCACAGCATTAGGGTAACCGGGGCGATATTTGGTATAATTATCAACCCGGTTGGTAAAGCGTTGGGTAGAACCCGTCATATATTTAGATATGTTGTGTAGGTTTTATATGCTGATATAATAACTGGCATCAAACACATGCCCGTGCACCAGTTTTTGCACACCTTCCTTGTTTTTAAACTCCACATGCTGGCCCGCGGTATCGGCATGCCCCAGCCATGGTTCAATGCAAACAAAATCGGCATTGGTTTTGGCCCAGATGCCCAGGTATTGGAAATGCGGGAACTGCACAGTAAGGCTCTCATCGTGCTTGTGGCTTTTTATCGTCACCTGGCGCGATTTCATGTGCTTAAACACCAGCGCGTCGTTGGCAAACAGTTCGTGCGTCAGTTGCAGGTTTTTGCCATCCAGCTTTAAAGGTCGGGTCTCCCCGCTGAAAACGCCTTCGGGCGATAGCAGGTGTTCGGTCAGTTGCTCCTCGGTTTCAAACTCCAGGTAGTAATCATCATAATTTTCGCCGGGGTGGAAAGGTACATTAAAAGCCGGATGCCCGCCTACCGAAAAGTAAATGGTTTTATCATCACGGTTAAGCACTTTAAAAGTTACCCGCAACGAGTTGTCGATCAGGTCGTATATAATATGCAGATCGAATTTGTAAGGATACATCGCCATGGTGGTTTCGCTGTAGGGTAGCGAAAATTTGGCGTGATTACTGTCGGATTCTATGAGTAAAAACTCCGAATAGCGGGCAAAGCCGTGGCGCTGGGTAATTTCATAAGGCTTGCCGTCAACAATAATTTGGTTGTCTATCAGCGTGCCAATAACCGGGAACAGGTTAGGGGAGTGCCATG comes from Mucilaginibacter mali and encodes:
- the hppD gene encoding 4-hydroxyphenylpyruvate dioxygenase; this encodes MDTLIADKKLQTTDFLPLNGTDYVEFYVGNAKQAAHFYKTAFGFQNLAYAGPETGVRDRASYVLQQGKIRLMLTTPLHSDHPIAEHIKKHGDGVKVLAIWVDDAYDAFEQTTSRGAEPYQQPQTLTDEFGEVRTSGIKLYGETVHLFIERKNYNGVFLPGYEKLENNYNPTDTGLLYVDHCVGNVGWHKMNHWVNFYEEVMGFKNILTFDDKMISTEYSALMSKVMSNGNGYVKFPINEPAEGKKKSQIEEYLEFYEDEGVQHLALATHDIVKTVTELQSRGVEFLTVPTTYYDELEARVGKIDEDIEPLAKLGILVDRDDEGYLLQIFTKPVEDRPTVFFEIIQRKGARSFGAGNFKALFEAIEREQELRGNL
- a CDS encoding DNA alkylation repair protein — encoded protein: MTLTAALEHLKEHASPQYLAGMSRFGIDNSKALGVKLPVIRKLAKVIKKDQQLSLELWATDIHEARLLATMIGDPAQVSPQQMDTWAGDFSTWDVCDQACGNLFIRTPFVLDKIREYCTSDQEFVKRCGFVLMAEYAVHLKKATDDVFLSFLPIIEREAWDNRNFVKKAINWALRQIGKRNTLLKHTAIDTADRILEQDIKAARWIAKDALRELHNR
- a CDS encoding YciI family protein, producing MKKLLILAFAAFTYCGSFAQTTTAKPNPEYDAALAKKLGADEYGMRKYVMAFLKTGPTKIADKAKSAELQKAHLKNITKLADEGKLVVAGPFMDPGEVEGIFIFDVSTIAEAKALTETDPAIKAGVLVMELRPFYCSAALMEVAKTHKKLAKKNFAD
- a CDS encoding YdeI/OmpD-associated family protein, with amino-acid sequence MENTEPKVDAYIAKSPAYAQPIITHLRKLIHQVTPQVTEVMKWGHPHFDYKGPFMGLAAFKEHLGLNFWKSTLMDDPAGLFAAAEKGSAGSIGKIRSMADLPADDVLITYMLNAIDLNEKGIKLPPPKKTEEPKELEMPTDLIEAFKSNTGTLQHFEKFSPSAKKEYISWLDEAKSEATRQKRLDTMMEWVAEGKTRHWKYKK
- a CDS encoding class I SAM-dependent methyltransferase, translating into MTGSTQRFTNRVDNYTKYRPGYPNAVLQLLRTSGHLSANAVVADVGSGTGIFTKLLLDEGYTVYAVEPNGAMRQAADDSLGGDKKYHSINGTAEATTLKAHSADMVVCAQAFHWFDAHKTKAEFARVLKPGGNVALIWNNRQVEVDEFSINYELLLQQQASDYKRVNHQNLTEANFNAFFKDGKYQLTRFPNTQVFDMEGLAGRAFSSSYVPSEETPEGALFLKKLQELFDRHQNNGTVNMEYQTEVYLGEV
- a CDS encoding aldose 1-epimerase family protein; translation: MIIIENEFLKAAIDTKGAQLSSLINKETGVEHMWQAGEAWPWHSPNLFPVIGTLIDNQIIVDGKPYEITQRHGFARYSEFLLIESDSNHAKFSLPYSETTMAMYPYKFDLHIIYDLIDNSLRVTFKVLNRDDKTIYFSVGGHPAFNVPFHPGENYDDYYLEFETEEQLTEHLLSPEGVFSGETRPLKLDGKNLQLTHELFANDALVFKHMKSRQVTIKSHKHDESLTVQFPHFQYLGIWAKTNADFVCIEPWLGHADTAGQHVEFKNKEGVQKLVHGHVFDASYYISI